One window of Chionomys nivalis chromosome 18, mChiNiv1.1, whole genome shotgun sequence genomic DNA carries:
- the LOC130890118 gene encoding 40S ribosomal protein S25-like yields the protein MPPKDDKKKKDAGKSAKKDKDPVNKSGGKAKKKWSKGKVRDKLNNLVLFDKATYDKLCKEVPNYKLITPAVVSERLKIRGSLARAALQELLSKGLIKLVSKHRAQVIYTRNTKGRDAPAAGEDA from the coding sequence ATGCCGCCCAAGgatgacaagaagaagaaagatgccggAAAGTCGgccaaaaaagacaaagacccagtaAATAAGTCCGGTGGCAAGGCCAAAAAGAAGTGGTCCAAAGGCAAAGTTCGGGACAAGCTCAACAATCTAGTCCTGTTTGACAAGGCTACATACGACAAACTCTGTAAGGAAGTTCCCAACTATAAACTTATTACTCCAGCCGTGGTCTCTGAGAGACTGAAGATTCGCGGTTCCTTGGCCAGGGCAGCTCTTCAGGAGCTCCTTAGTAAAGGGCTTATCAAGCTGGTTTCAAAGCACAGAGCCCAAGTAATTTACACCAGAAACACAAAGGGTAGAGATGCCCCAGCTGCTGGTGAAGATGCATGA